A single genomic interval of Halobacillus halophilus DSM 2266 harbors:
- a CDS encoding Nramp family divalent metal transporter, whose protein sequence is MPKDSTFKRRLKNVGPGAIVAAAIIGPGTVTTASNVGAEFGYALIWALVFSVIATMFLQEMVTRLGVITRKDLSTILREQFSNPVLKWIAILLIISAIVIGSAAYEAGNIVGGALGMVAITGLPTKLVAVIIGVLAGILLWIGQYKVIERVFVGLILIMTLSFVITAIVVQPDLSAIFTKGFVPKVSSGNTLYVISLIGTTIVPYTLFLQSSTVQERFKGEEQLSDSRFDVLLTMAICGIISVSIIITAAAAFPLGTSIQDPSSMAEQLQPLLGSWAKYVFAIGIFAAGISSSMTAPLAAAYATAGALGWEKNLRSAKFRVVWMVVLLVGVIFSSLGYDPIQLIVFSQYANGLILPIIVLFLMFAMNNRKTLHQYVNPIWINIVGWLIFIITVTLSLMSFGIF, encoded by the coding sequence ATGCCTAAAGACAGCACCTTTAAAAGACGGCTGAAAAATGTCGGACCAGGCGCTATTGTGGCTGCAGCCATCATTGGACCAGGAACGGTCACCACAGCCAGTAATGTTGGAGCAGAATTTGGTTACGCTCTTATCTGGGCGCTCGTTTTTTCCGTTATAGCCACCATGTTTCTCCAAGAGATGGTAACCAGACTTGGAGTAATTACTCGTAAGGATTTAAGTACAATTTTAAGAGAACAGTTTTCCAATCCTGTATTAAAATGGATCGCGATTTTATTAATTATTTCTGCCATCGTGATTGGAAGTGCAGCCTATGAAGCTGGTAATATCGTGGGCGGAGCCCTCGGGATGGTAGCCATCACCGGACTTCCTACTAAATTGGTTGCTGTTATAATTGGAGTCCTTGCCGGAATTCTCTTATGGATTGGCCAATATAAGGTGATTGAACGAGTCTTTGTAGGACTTATTTTAATAATGACACTAAGCTTTGTGATCACGGCTATCGTAGTTCAGCCTGACCTCTCTGCCATATTCACAAAAGGATTCGTTCCTAAGGTTTCATCCGGAAATACATTGTATGTCATTTCTTTAATAGGGACCACCATTGTCCCCTACACTCTGTTCTTGCAATCCTCTACCGTCCAGGAACGATTTAAAGGGGAAGAACAACTAAGCGACAGCCGCTTCGATGTTCTTTTGACTATGGCAATATGCGGAATTATATCCGTTTCCATTATCATTACAGCAGCTGCTGCTTTTCCTTTAGGAACGTCCATTCAGGATCCTTCCTCCATGGCAGAACAGTTACAGCCGCTGCTTGGTTCATGGGCTAAATACGTCTTTGCCATAGGGATTTTTGCTGCTGGAATTTCTTCCTCCATGACAGCTCCTCTGGCTGCTGCCTATGCCACAGCCGGAGCGCTGGGATGGGAAAAGAATCTTCGTTCAGCGAAATTCCGTGTGGTTTGGATGGTCGTGCTGCTCGTAGGTGTAATCTTTTCAAGCCTTGGGTATGATCCTATTCAACTGATTGTTTTTTCTCAATATGCGAATGGATTGATTCTGCCGATTATTGTTTTATTCTTAATGTTCGCCATGAATAATCGAAAAACACTGCACCAATACGTCAATCCAATCTGGATCAATATAGTAGGCTGGCTGATCTTCATCATTACTGTAACCTTATCCCTTATGTCGTTTGGTATTTTCTAA
- a CDS encoding xylulokinase translates to MTYIAAFDLGTSALKGILLDRQGHRASEQSIEIETKYGPNGEVEQQPEQWWQALQTILSIWQDTTPERVEAIRAITFSGQMEDVIPLDASGTTSTAILYSDTRADKEAQYIQSKKPFLSNITGNSIRSSTPLAKLLWMNKHQPAQYQYAKAFVFSAKDYLIYKLTNKAVTDPVTAATSGLMDLHERRWSEELLSDFSIDASKIPRLLEPEQEAGKITDKVSQWTGFSVDTPVLCGSGDAGAATLGAGALHEGDLYLYLGTTGWAAAPTKKSANKIDGVFTLSHLPEGTNISIAPLLNAGNVYQWAVHTWGDQSESPYEYFEKLAAASQAGANGVLFLPYLHGERFPVMDPEASGAFVGLNPAVQKSDFARAVVEGLCFSCCQVIESLSEKQEGMITIIGGGTRSRVWTQTLATILNRPIRVPNESEYSTVLGAASTAFIGMGWVEDYAEFTEKYIDPQGAEVFTPAQENQETYRSQYGRYLKLYPSLQGTYNN, encoded by the coding sequence ATGACATACATAGCAGCATTCGACCTGGGAACATCTGCTCTAAAAGGAATTCTTTTAGATAGACAGGGGCACCGGGCGAGTGAACAGTCGATAGAAATTGAAACGAAATATGGTCCGAACGGGGAAGTTGAACAACAGCCGGAACAATGGTGGCAGGCGCTTCAAACTATCCTATCAATTTGGCAGGACACCACTCCCGAACGAGTAGAGGCCATCAGGGCAATTACGTTTAGCGGCCAAATGGAAGATGTTATTCCGCTAGATGCTTCTGGAACTACTTCTACAGCCATTCTTTATTCAGATACAAGAGCAGATAAAGAAGCACAATATATCCAATCAAAGAAGCCTTTCCTTTCAAATATAACAGGGAATTCGATCCGCTCTTCTACTCCTCTTGCGAAATTATTATGGATGAATAAGCATCAGCCAGCTCAATACCAATATGCGAAAGCCTTCGTATTCAGCGCGAAGGATTATCTCATCTATAAGTTGACAAATAAAGCAGTGACCGACCCTGTAACCGCAGCAACTTCAGGTCTAATGGATCTACATGAGCGGAGGTGGAGCGAAGAACTTCTTTCCGATTTTTCAATAGATGCCAGTAAGATTCCGCGTCTCCTTGAACCTGAACAAGAAGCAGGAAAGATAACGGATAAAGTCTCTCAATGGACAGGATTTTCTGTGGACACTCCTGTCTTGTGCGGCAGCGGGGATGCAGGTGCCGCCACACTCGGGGCAGGCGCTCTTCACGAAGGTGATTTGTATTTATACTTGGGAACTACGGGCTGGGCAGCTGCTCCTACAAAAAAGAGTGCAAATAAAATAGACGGCGTATTTACCCTTTCGCACCTGCCGGAAGGAACCAACATTTCCATCGCCCCGCTGTTGAACGCCGGAAACGTTTATCAGTGGGCCGTCCATACTTGGGGGGACCAGAGTGAATCACCTTACGAATATTTTGAAAAATTGGCCGCTGCCTCGCAAGCGGGTGCAAATGGCGTTCTCTTTTTACCTTATCTGCACGGAGAACGGTTTCCGGTTATGGATCCAGAAGCTTCAGGTGCCTTCGTTGGGCTGAACCCAGCTGTCCAGAAATCCGATTTCGCACGTGCGGTAGTAGAAGGATTATGCTTTTCCTGCTGTCAGGTTATTGAATCCCTCTCTGAAAAACAAGAGGGAATGATAACGATCATAGGAGGTGGAACCAGAAGCCGTGTCTGGACTCAAACACTCGCTACTATTTTAAATAGACCGATCAGAGTTCCAAATGAAAGCGAATACTCCACTGTACTTGGAGCTGCCTCGACTGCTTTTATCGGGATGGGCTGGGTCGAAGATTACGCGGAATTTACTGAAAAATATATCGATCCCCAGGGAGCCGAAGTTTTCACACCTGCACAAGAAAACCAGGAGACTTATAGATCCCAATACGGGCGTTACCTCAAGCTTTATCCAAGTCTTCAGGGTACCTATAACAACTGA
- a CDS encoding AAA family ATPase, whose translation MNQQTFLYQPKISDVMKNINKVMIGKEEAALLSIVALLAKGHVLLEDVPGVGKTMLVKTLAKSLDCEFKRIQFTPDLLPSDVTGVSIYNPKEMEFEFKPGPILGNIVLADEINRTSPKTQSALLEGMEETSITVDGNAVPLKDPFFVMATQNPIEYEGTYPLPEAQLDRFLLKMKMGYPTASQEMEMLSRTSGGHPINEISSVITRDELVALQKEVEEVYVDTTVNRYIIDLVTGTRNHEGVYLGVSPRGSISLMKAAKAYAFVHDRDYVVPDDVQYLAPYVLSHRMILTSEANFEGATPESIIEELLSATSIPVKRNISE comes from the coding sequence ATGAATCAGCAAACATTTTTATATCAGCCAAAGATTTCTGATGTGATGAAAAATATTAATAAGGTGATGATTGGGAAAGAAGAAGCGGCTTTACTAAGCATTGTGGCTTTGCTCGCGAAAGGGCACGTACTGCTTGAAGATGTCCCGGGCGTAGGAAAGACGATGCTTGTAAAAACCCTTGCCAAATCCTTGGATTGTGAGTTTAAACGAATTCAGTTCACCCCAGATTTGCTGCCATCTGACGTTACAGGTGTTTCTATATATAATCCAAAAGAAATGGAATTCGAATTTAAGCCTGGTCCTATTCTAGGAAATATTGTGTTGGCAGATGAGATTAACCGTACTTCTCCGAAAACTCAATCCGCTTTACTGGAAGGTATGGAAGAAACGAGTATTACGGTAGATGGAAACGCTGTGCCTCTTAAAGATCCTTTCTTTGTCATGGCTACCCAGAACCCCATTGAATATGAAGGAACGTACCCGCTGCCTGAAGCTCAGTTGGATCGTTTTTTGTTAAAGATGAAAATGGGATACCCTACTGCAAGTCAGGAAATGGAGATGCTGAGCCGGACATCAGGCGGCCATCCGATCAATGAGATATCGTCTGTAATTACCCGCGATGAGCTGGTGGCCTTACAGAAAGAAGTCGAAGAAGTGTATGTGGACACAACCGTAAACCGCTATATTATTGACTTAGTTACAGGCACTCGAAATCATGAAGGTGTCTATCTGGGTGTGAGCCCTCGTGGATCGATTTCCCTCATGAAAGCTGCTAAAGCCTATGCATTTGTTCACGACCGTGATTATGTTGTGCCCGATGATGTCCAGTACCTTGCCCCTTATGTATTGTCACACCGTATGATTCTTACTTCTGAAGCGAATTTTGAAGGAGCAACGCCTGAAAGTATTATCGAAGAGCTGCTCTCCGCCACTTCCATTCCTGTAAAGAGGAATATTAGTGAATGA